The genomic segment CACTCAAGAAAATATTATGTCCTGCTAATTTCATTGTTTTTTCAGTTATTTCAAGAACTTCTTGTGATGTAATTCTCATGCCGTTTTTATAAAGAACATCAAAATTGCCGACTTCAAGAGCATCCACTCCAAGATTAGCCGCCATTGCAAGTTCTTCAGGATTTATTGAAGAAACAAAAACAGGAAGACTGGTTGTTTCTCTGGTCATTCTGATGATTTCTTCACTTGCTGCAACATCAACAGCGTTTGCTCCACCTTTTTCTGCCGCTAAAACAACTTTTTTTACTTTTTCGGTATCAAAATTATCAATCCCTGCAATAACTTTCACAAATCTTTTTTGTGAAATAAGGTTTCTTAATTGTTCTCTTTTATTCATTGATATTTTCCTCCAAATACTCTTTTAAGTTTAAATTATATCATTGAATAATAAGTTAAGGAATATTTAAAATCCATCAAAAAGACCAAATGGTATAAACCGCGGATGGTCATTTTGAACATATTATGGTTTAATATTTTTAGAGGGTTTTTATTACAATATTTATGGAATTTACTTAAATGAAAATAAATACAAGCAGATTTGGCGATGTAGAAGTTGATGACAGTTTAATTTTTAACTTTATAGAACCTATTTTAGGTTACGAACATTTATCTAAATTTATTCTTCTTGATCACACACCTGATTCCCCTTTTAAATGGCTTCAATCGGTAGAAGATGCCGATGTCGCTTTTCCTATAACATTCCCTGCTTTATTTGGTATTGAATATCAATTTGTTATTCCTGAAGAAAAAGCAAAAAAGCTTGAACTTACGGATGCTGAAAATCTTTTATCTTTTAATATAACTTGTGTTCCGCAGGGAAATCCTCAGAACGCCACAGTTAACCTTGTAGGGCCCATCGTAGTAAATATGGTTAATAAAAAAAGCATGCAGCTTGTTTTGACAAATGTAAGTTTTTCCACAAAACACAAATTATTTAACCAGCCGCTGCCAAAAGCAGACAAACCGGAAAATGTGCTTAGTTAAATTATCCGCTGCGCACAATGTTTAAAAATTTATTTTTAGGGGTTTACAAATGCTTGTTTTAACTAGAAAAAAGGGTCAAAAATTAATTATAAGCGACAATATAGAAATAACTATTTTAGAAACACGTGGAGATACTGTAAAAATAGGCATTAATGCCCCAAAACACGTTTCTGTATTTAGAGAAGAAATTTATGAAGAAATTAAAAAAGCAAATGAACAGTCAATTAAAGAAGTTTCATTGCCTGAGTTCAGTAATAATATCAATATTGATGAGTCAAAAAAAGATTTTGCTTCAGATTATTTAAATAAACTTCAGTCTGTTTCAACTAAAATAAACAAACCTTCCAAATAAAAACTGAAAAATGTTAAATTCACCAAAAGAAATAATAAATAAAGCCAGACAGGAACTTTTAATCAATAAAGACCCTGATGCTTCAATAAATTTGCTTTTAAACTCAAGCGAAATTTTTAAAGATGCTTCCGATTTTGAACGAAATATGCCTAAAATAACTATTGCGCTTGCTTATCAGGAAAAAAAAGAATACTCAAAAGCCGCGGAAATTTATAAAGAAACAGGTCAAAAATATCAGGCCGGTTTTTGTGAACTTTTGTCAGGAAACGAACGTGAGGCAGAAAAGCTATGGTACAGCTGCTGCTCCTCTTCCGCTGCTGCCCACTGGGGAATATGCCTGCTGGATTTTATTAATTTAAGACATAATCCGCATGTTCCTTCGTATTTGCAGATAAGAAATTTTCTTGAAATGGACATAGGCAATTTTATTATTGCAAACAAAATCCGCTATGCCGAAAACCTTATTAAAAACGATAAAATTCTAGCATCAGTAAATCTGGAAACGTATAAATTAATCGGCAGAGCTTTATTAAATTATGGTTTTTTAAATCAGGCTAAAAAATACTTAATTAAAAGCATTGAAATAGTTGACCAGGACGCTGAAACTTTTTATCATTTAGGTCAATATAATTATGCCATAGGAGCTTATTCAGAAAGCATAAAAATGCTCAAAAAATGCCTTGAGCTAAACAGTTATTATGTTCCCGCTGTAGGTTTGCTTAAAAAAGTTCACCTCAAACTGTCTTCACTGTAGATTGCAGGCATTCTCGTTATATATTCGCATACTGCCAAGTATTATTCATAATAATATACAGTAATCGTCACTTAAGTTAGCCTATTCAGGCTTATTTCCAGAAATTTACATTTGTTTTAACTTTCAAGCCTAATTTTATTAGTTCTTCAGCAACAAATTTCTCTATCTTCCGAGAATTCTTTCCACCATATTCAGTTAATACCGTATCTGCTTCTCCAAAACGGTCGGCAGCTCCAAAGGCTCCAAAAAACTTGCTTGCCTGGTTTTCTATCTCCTTAATTACTGAGTTATTGCACCTCCAATGAGAAATAGGGTATTGAATTGCCCCAAAAGCTACTGGTTTATTTACATACTGTTGTTTTGCTCCGATTTGCATTGACATAATTTTGCCTACTTTCTTATTTTTCCACAACTAAACTAATAATTTTTTTCATCCCCTTACAAATCTCGTGAAATACAAAAAATGACAGTTTCGCATTGAAATCGCAACACTTTGTTACAATCGTAATTAATTTCAGAGGGAAACCTTTTTGGATTCCTGACAATCTAATTTCTACCCGATGTTTAATATTACCCAAATATCTGCAAATTTTTGCAAGCCATCTCAGACTAAAATTTATGCCTGTATGCCGCAGTGCTTTTATTTCAACGTTCTCTAAATTGTATAACTAACTTTGTGATAATATTCATGATGAAGAGTATCCCCGACGCTTAGACCCTTTTGCATATTTTTTATTGCTTCCCCAGGGGTACTCCCTTGCCATCTTGCAAAGCGATGTTCTGTTTCTCCAGGCTTAATATATGAATAGTATGCGCCACCATCTCCTGTTACTAATTTTGAGCTATACAGAGGATTTTCTCCTGGTATTGAAATTTCTGGTGCTTTTACTGTAGCGCCACTATTTTTTTGTAGCTCTTGAAATTGCTTATCAGTGAGAGCACTAAAAGCAAGTTTTTTCTCATTGCCTTTTAAGTTACGATTTTGTTGGACTGAATAACCTGTGTTTTGAATTGCTAATGACATTTTCTTTTTTCTCCTATTTCTCCTACTAAATTTTTTTCATACCCATACAAGATTCGTGAATAAAAAAAATTGCTAAAAACTTAACCCCCTCCTTAACAATTTGTTACAATTACAGGGTAAAACATTGATAAACAAAGGGTTTTGTTTTTTACTTTCAAATTTTAGAGTGTAAAAAAGCCCCTTACGGAGCTTTTAAAAAATAATGGGGGAAAAAGACTATATTTTAAAGATTTTTTTCAAAATATCTTCTACCTTGTTCATTATTTTAGTATCAACTTTCCCTATTTTTTTCATAAATCTTTTAACTGAAATTGACTTAACATCTTCAACTTTAATATGACTGTCCATTGTCAAGCCGCTATCACCTGCTTTTATATCAACGTGTGTCGGGAATCCTTTATGTTTACTTGTAAGGGGACATACAATCAATAATTCTAAACCACTTTCATTAAATCCGTCTGTAGATATAATCAATGCGGGTCTTGTACCTGCCTGCTCTCTTCCGATTATAGGGTCTAAATTAACCAGCCATATTTCACCACGTTTCATTCTTTTCATTCTCCAATCCGTCTGCTAAGGTTTCTTCCCACTCTTTACGCTCATTTAATTCTTCAATCCAAGCTTCAGAATTACTCTTTAAATTTGTAACAGACTGATTAAGTTCTTCAAAAAATTTCTTGGTTTCATGCTCTTCTAATAATTTGTCTAAAGCATCCTGCATTGTCGAATTTTCTTGGTCGGCTATTATCTTTAAACCATTGTAAGTTTTACGTTTCACTCTGATTGTAGTTGTTGTACTCATGATGTATTACCTCATATTGTAGACTAATATATCTACAATTAAGTATACATTATTTTTGAAACTTTTACAATGGTTTTGTAGACTTATTACAATAAAAAAATGTCCCTGAAAAAAACAGAGACATTGAGTAGCAAGTAAATTTAGAAGAGTTGAGGATTCACTCTTTAATTCTATAGATATATTTGCAAAATTTTATTCTCTTTAGGCGTTGTTTTTTCTTAATCGAAAAAATCAATTTATAATACTTTTGTACCGGTATATTTTTGAAACGGTATAATAAAACTACTCCTATACCAAAGATGAGGACATAAAATGCCAAACACCGCGCAGAGCATATATAATTTTAACAAAGCAAATGAAAATTTAAGATACAAAACACTTCAGGAAGTCGATAATGTCTGTAAACATTGCTATAAATGCGATTTGTCCAAAACGAGAACAAATGTTGTTTTCGGAGAGGGTATTTTTTCTTCAAAAATAATGCTTATCGGTGAAGGACCCGGTCAACAGGAAGATGAAACCGGCAGACCTTTTATAGGCAAAGCAGGCAAATTTCTTGACAAACTTCTTGAATCTCAAGAGATTTCACGAGAAAAAAATATTTATATCTGCAATATTGTAAAATGCAGACCTCCCGAAAACAGAGTTCCTTCTGACAAAGAAATAAAGGCATGTCGTGAATATCTTGATGCCCAGATTCAGCTTATGAGACCGGAGATTATTATTCTTTGCGGATCAACTGCCGTTAAAGCAATGTTAAATATTAAATCAGGCATAACAAAAATAAGGGGGCAATGGTTTGATGGAGCATTCGGCTCAAAAATGATGCCTTTGCTGCATCCTTCTTATTTATTACGCAATCAATCAAAAGCTGTCGGCTCTCCGCAATGGCTAACCTTACAAGATATTCAGGAAATAAGAAAGGTCCTTGATTCTTTAAACAGTTAATAAATCTTAACAAGTTGTAATATTTCTAAACCTTTGTTGTGAGAGACTGTCGTTACAAGACAGAAATCGCCTGAAAAATAAATACTGTCAAGCAACAAGGCAATCTTCCCAATTAACGTGTTCGCAACAAAAAAATTGCTTCACGCCAAAATTCAAAAATTTATTTACAAAATTTATGACCGGTAATACCAAATTCTCTTTTTAAAAAAATTATTACCAACTGTTTTAATTTTTGCTAAAATATATTAAAGTGTCGAATAATATACTTAAAAAACAACCTGTAAAACAACTGAATCGGGATTGGAGATACAAGCTTTTATGGAATATGTTCAAGAATTAGATAAAATAAAAACCGAAGTTGCAAACTCCGGTAAAAAACTTGAAGATTTATCAAACTTAATGCAAAATCTTTCCGGTTTAGCAAACCTTCAAGACTCAATAAAAGATTTTCAAGAAGACAATGTTTTGAACAGGATTGAAACAAAAATAGATATTATTGCGCAAACTGACTATTCCGAATGCTTTGATTTTTCCGCAGAGCGCTTAATAAAAGATTCTTTATTAGAAGATTTAACCTTTTTGAAAGAAAATTTTTATAAAATAAATGAGAAATTTTCTGAAATAAATCATTTAATTAAAACAAATACAGCTGAAAGCGAAGAACTGAACAACAGATTCGAAAGAAACCTTACTAATTTTAATTCCGGCTTTCAGAATGTTTATGAACGGTTTAATAATCTTGATAATACTTTTAGCAGCAGTTTTTCAGATTTTAAAACATGTATTAACGATATTTATGACCAATTTAGCACTATTGATAACAGAAAAGAGCTTGACCAAATAAAATTTTACGTTCAATCTTTCAGCAACAAGATTTTAAGTATTGCCGAGATTCTTGAAGAATTAAAAGAAAATAATTTTTCAATAACAACAAATAACAAGGACGAATTACAGGAACTTGAAGAAAATAAAAAGAAACTTGAACTCTTAAATAGCGCTATTTGTTCTTTAAAAGACAAAATTGAAATGAATGCTTTTTCAAAAAATGAAAAAGCCGAGGAAATTAATGACAAACTAAATTTTATTCTTAATGAAAACTCACAAGAAATTAACGATAAACTAAATTCTATTCTTGATGAAACTCAAAATTTTTCAATTAAAATTTCTGATGAATTTTCTTCTCTCACAAATCCTTTATCTTCGGCAATAGAGCTTACTTATGGATTAAAAGAGTCTGTTGACGAGCTTCTTTCTCGTGATAACGTACAAATTAAAAAAGAAACCGGCGAGCTTCTTGATAAATTTGAAACCACCTACAAAAACGCTGAGACCAATTTTGAATATATTTTTAATGCTTCAAAACTTTTTTATGAAAAATTAGAAGAAATAAAAAATGAATTCAGCAATATTTCTTATGATACGAATTCAAAAATCATTGATTTTATTTCAAAAACTGATTCTATTGAATTTAAAATCCAGAACACTTTATCGAGTTCCGAAACCGCTCTTATTGCATTAAAGAATATTTCCAGATTTACAGAAAACCAGATAAATCTGACCAGCGAAAGCATTAA from the bacterium genome contains:
- a CDS encoding flagellar assembly protein FliW, which produces MKINTSRFGDVEVDDSLIFNFIEPILGYEHLSKFILLDHTPDSPFKWLQSVEDADVAFPITFPALFGIEYQFVIPEEKAKKLELTDAENLLSFNITCVPQGNPQNATVNLVGPIVVNMVNKKSMQLVLTNVSFSTKHKLFNQPLPKADKPENVLS
- the csrA gene encoding carbon storage regulator CsrA; translated protein: MLVLTRKKGQKLIISDNIEITILETRGDTVKIGINAPKHVSVFREEIYEEIKKANEQSIKEVSLPEFSNNINIDESKKDFASDYLNKLQSVSTKINKPSK
- a CDS encoding type II toxin-antitoxin system PemK/MazF family toxin translates to MKRMKRGEIWLVNLDPIIGREQAGTRPALIISTDGFNESGLELLIVCPLTSKHKGFPTHVDIKAGDSGLTMDSHIKVEDVKSISVKRFMKKIGKVDTKIMNKVEDILKKIFKI
- a CDS encoding uracil-DNA glycosylase, encoding MPNTAQSIYNFNKANENLRYKTLQEVDNVCKHCYKCDLSKTRTNVVFGEGIFSSKIMLIGEGPGQQEDETGRPFIGKAGKFLDKLLESQEISREKNIYICNIVKCRPPENRVPSDKEIKACREYLDAQIQLMRPEIIILCGSTAVKAMLNIKSGITKIRGQWFDGAFGSKMMPLLHPSYLLRNQSKAVGSPQWLTLQDIQEIRKVLDSLNS